The following are encoded together in the Panicum virgatum strain AP13 chromosome 6K, P.virgatum_v5, whole genome shotgun sequence genome:
- the LOC120639301 gene encoding uncharacterized protein LOC120639301 has translation MASTEFQHSKWANTEDGRFTHASFASMEWWDALKYIIDTVQPIYKFLHFADQDKKPNMCKVVMAYQTMKQELQSFFGTNVSTLKEYIEVVDERLGDVFIGTYVGPAAVLNPRYEYTMDPTQLMFCGLKDTFQRMTDLQTVVQALQEFDVFRQKIGEYSSDMAMQMAMDPKTSPCKSYSI, from the exons atggcatctactgagttccaacacagcaaatgggcgaataccgaagatggtagatttactcatgcaagttttgcaagtatggagtggtgggatgcattgaaatatatcatcgacacgGTTCAACCGATATACAAGTTCCTCCActtcgctgatcaggacaagaagccgaacatgtgcaaagtcgtgatggcctaccagactatgaaacaggagctgcagtctttctttggaacaaatgttTCCACACTGAAAGAGTATATTGAGGTGGTGGACGAGAGGTTGGGTGACGTGTTCATAGGCACGTATGTGGGTCCAG ctgctgtcctaaatccgaggtatgAATATACGATGGATCCAACTCAACTAATGTTTTGTGGACTTAAGGATACATTTCAGCGCATGACGGATCTCCAGACCGTCGTCCAGGCATTGCAGGAGTTTGACGTGTTTCGGCAGAAAATTGGCGAGTATAGCAGTGATATGGCAATGCAGATGGCGATGGACCcaaagacatccccatgtaagagttaTTCCATATGA
- the LOC120713854 gene encoding pollen allergen Phl p 2-like: MASRSSSILLAAAALASLLAVGSCAAVSFKTGPGCSATKLVLIPSEAISEVEVKEKGADDFTALKEGPTGTWTLEGKEPLKGPFSIRFAAKSGGYRVVDDAIPTGFKSGSDYKTSVQV, encoded by the coding sequence ATGGCCTCCAGGTCGTCCTCAATcctgctcgccgcggcggcgcttgcgtCGCTGCTGGCCGTGGGCTCCTGCGCCGCGGTCTCCTTCAAGACCGGCCCGGGCTGCAGCGCCACCAAGCTGGTCCTCATCCCCAGCGAAGCCATCTCCGAGGTGGAGGTCAAGGAGAAGGGAGCCGACGACTTCACGGCGCTCAAGGAGGGTCCGACCGGCACCTGGACGCTCGAGGGCAAGGAGCCGCTCAAGGGCCCCTTCTCCATCCGCTTCGCCGCCAAGTCCGGCGGCTACCGCGTCGTCGACGACGCCATCCCCACCGGCTTCAAGTCCGGCTCCGACTACAAGACCAGCGTCCAGGTCTGA